One genomic window of Pseudomonas aeruginosa includes the following:
- a CDS encoding inactive transglutaminase family protein, with protein sequence MRSLNLHLKVLIAILLTLGVAITAYQIFVQGIPVTEAETDDLWNIDAKVDFVATPKTPVKVQMFVPPLSQDYVSLNESFVSNNYGVSINRADGNRKVTWSARRANGKQTLYYRLVLTKRYTGEKTKEKGPIFRDSLPLEGPEKIAAEALLAPIRQHSADVETFVSEAIKRANNGNDDNVKLLMAGDTSLEKKAHIVETLLSIAHVPMERVHTIRLVADLQQSPELWLRSFNGENWLYFNVVTGEQGLPSDRLIWWLGDEPLMTIDGGKKAQVSFSLNSSEMNAIRLAKLSDENTEAAFLEYSLYGLPLSTQQTFQIMIMIPIGVLVILILRNLIGLQTLGTFTPVLIALAFRETGLQWGIALFTVITALGLSLRSYLEHLKLQMLPRLSVVLTFVVVMIAVISLFSHKLGFESGLSIALFPMVILTMTIERLSITWEERGGGHAMKVAIGTLFAASLAHILMRIPELVYFIFTFPAVLLILVAFMLAMGRYRGYRLTELFRFKALLKD encoded by the coding sequence ATGCGCTCTCTCAACCTGCATCTGAAAGTCCTGATCGCCATCCTGCTGACCCTGGGTGTGGCGATCACCGCCTATCAGATTTTCGTCCAGGGTATTCCCGTTACCGAAGCCGAAACCGATGACCTCTGGAACATCGATGCCAAGGTCGACTTCGTCGCCACGCCGAAAACCCCGGTCAAGGTGCAGATGTTCGTTCCGCCGTTGAGCCAGGACTACGTCAGCCTCAACGAAAGCTTCGTCTCCAACAATTACGGCGTCAGCATCAATCGCGCCGACGGCAATCGCAAGGTGACCTGGTCCGCCCGCCGCGCCAACGGCAAGCAGACCCTGTACTACCGCCTGGTGCTGACCAAGCGCTACACCGGCGAGAAGACCAAGGAGAAAGGCCCGATCTTCCGCGACAGCCTGCCCCTGGAAGGCCCGGAGAAGATCGCCGCAGAAGCCCTGCTGGCCCCCATTCGCCAGCACTCGGCCGACGTCGAGACCTTCGTCAGCGAAGCCATCAAGCGCGCCAACAACGGCAACGACGACAACGTCAAGCTGCTGATGGCCGGCGACACCAGCCTGGAAAAGAAAGCGCATATCGTCGAGACCCTGCTGTCCATCGCCCACGTGCCGATGGAGCGGGTCCACACCATCCGTCTGGTCGCCGACCTGCAACAGAGCCCGGAACTGTGGCTGCGCAGCTTCAACGGCGAGAACTGGCTGTATTTCAACGTGGTCACCGGCGAACAGGGCCTGCCCTCCGATCGCCTGATCTGGTGGCTTGGCGATGAGCCGCTGATGACCATCGACGGCGGCAAGAAGGCCCAGGTCAGCTTCAGCCTGAACAGCAGCGAGATGAACGCCATCCGCCTGGCCAAGCTGTCCGACGAGAACACCGAGGCGGCCTTCCTCGAGTACTCCCTGTACGGCCTGCCGCTGTCCACCCAGCAGACCTTCCAGATCATGATCATGATCCCGATCGGCGTGCTGGTGATCCTGATCCTGCGCAACCTGATCGGCCTGCAGACTCTCGGCACCTTCACCCCGGTGCTGATCGCCCTGGCCTTCCGCGAGACCGGCCTGCAATGGGGTATCGCCCTGTTCACCGTGATCACCGCCCTGGGCCTGTCGCTGCGCTCCTATCTCGAGCACCTGAAGCTGCAGATGCTGCCGCGCCTCTCGGTGGTGCTGACCTTCGTGGTGGTGATGATCGCGGTGATCAGCCTGTTCAGCCACAAGCTCGGCTTCGAGAGCGGCCTGTCGATCGCCCTGTTCCCGATGGTGATCCTGACCATGACCATCGAACGCCTGTCGATCACCTGGGAAGAGCGCGGCGGCGGCCATGCGATGAAGGTGGCCATCGGCACCCTGTTCGCGGCATCGCTGGCGCACATCCTCATGCGCATCCCGGAACTGGTGTACTTCATCTTCACCTTCCCGGCCGTGCTGCTGATCCTGGTCGCCTTCATGCTCGCCATGGGCCGCTACCGCGGCTACCGCCTGACCGAGCTGTTCCGCTTCAAGGCCCTGCTCAAGGACTGA
- a CDS encoding alpha-L-glutamate ligase-like protein produces the protein MSIWKTWKDLTAKGVMGINRRNADYVLKYNKRHLYPVVDDKIITKERALEAGIHVPEMYGIIETEKGIDKLNEIIGEHNDFVIKPAQGAGGDGIMVIADRFEGRYKTVSGKIVSHEEIEHHISSILSGLYSLGGHRDRVLIEYRVTPDQIFKSISYEGVPDIRIIVLMGYPVMAMLRLPTRQSGGKANLHQGAIGVGVDLATGVTLRGTWLNNKIAKHPDTTNAVDGVQLPNWDGFMKLAAGCYELSGLGYIGVDMVLDQEKGPLILELNARPGLNIQIANDSGLVHRCHAVEARLEELKAKGIEESAEERVRFSQQLFGHVQQHQG, from the coding sequence ATGTCGATCTGGAAGACCTGGAAAGACCTGACCGCGAAAGGCGTGATGGGCATCAACCGACGCAATGCCGATTACGTCCTGAAGTACAACAAGCGGCACCTGTATCCGGTGGTGGACGACAAGATCATCACCAAGGAACGCGCGCTCGAGGCCGGCATCCACGTGCCGGAGATGTACGGCATCATCGAGACCGAGAAAGGCATCGACAAGCTCAACGAGATCATCGGCGAGCACAACGATTTCGTCATCAAGCCGGCGCAGGGCGCCGGCGGCGACGGCATCATGGTGATCGCCGACCGCTTCGAGGGCCGCTACAAGACCGTGTCGGGGAAGATCGTCAGCCACGAGGAGATCGAGCACCACATCTCGAGCATCCTCTCCGGCCTCTACTCCCTCGGCGGCCATCGCGACCGCGTACTGATCGAGTACCGGGTGACCCCCGACCAGATCTTCAAGAGCATCAGCTACGAAGGTGTGCCGGACATCCGCATCATCGTACTGATGGGCTACCCGGTGATGGCCATGCTGCGCCTGCCGACCCGGCAGTCGGGCGGCAAGGCCAACCTGCATCAGGGCGCCATCGGCGTGGGCGTCGACCTGGCCACCGGTGTCACCCTGCGCGGCACCTGGCTGAACAACAAGATCGCCAAGCACCCGGACACCACCAACGCGGTGGACGGCGTGCAACTGCCGAACTGGGACGGCTTCATGAAGCTGGCGGCCGGTTGCTACGAGTTGTCGGGCCTCGGCTACATCGGCGTGGACATGGTTCTCGACCAGGAGAAAGGCCCGCTGATCCTCGAACTCAACGCCCGCCCGGGCCTGAACATCCAGATCGCCAACGACAGCGGCCTGGTGCACCGCTGCCACGCCGTCGAGGCGCGACTGGAAGAACTCAAGGCGAAAGGCATCGAAGAGTCCGCGGAAGAGCGCGTACGCTTCTCCCAGCAGCTGTTCGGCCACGTCCAGCAGCACCAGGGCTGA
- a CDS encoding MalM family protein encodes MRASIVLCVFSLALPASSPGWASGGRYLTWVDDNGGVHNTFVDGQFDRQQRQARQRIGQSDQARVLNKADNATQWPGNSSGGESKRRYYTWIDANGNVQNSFYAGAQVAGQRADYVLPNGEHSAEYIDAEAFEGKGFVRSENGSPYYTWVDEKGRMHNSQIPPEERAARFKREAAPSSQIAFTEGRQIEFKQRPTALPGLDGAGQQSDALKALLKGTEMTIDDLYQDLQRRCCEQIAESDFTELDADEPRYEELNRFSPSFDFPMGRSFYAAIRLPRSQGVYGLRIRSFANRQVVYPSLLFLDEHKRPTRLVSDAVYKLNPETWYRYAFIEGTVPVRANRGERYVLLLTTDEDRSLQTLDNKPFKRPLQDLAVNEAGMQVHEHARQGGFELAVVR; translated from the coding sequence ATGCGCGCATCCATCGTACTTTGCGTCTTCTCCCTGGCGCTGCCGGCATCTTCGCCGGGCTGGGCCTCCGGCGGGCGCTACCTGACCTGGGTGGACGACAATGGCGGGGTGCACAACACCTTCGTCGACGGCCAGTTCGACCGCCAGCAGCGCCAGGCGCGGCAGCGCATCGGCCAGAGCGACCAGGCGCGGGTGCTGAACAAGGCGGACAACGCCACGCAGTGGCCGGGGAACAGCAGCGGAGGGGAGAGCAAGCGTCGCTACTACACCTGGATCGATGCCAACGGCAACGTGCAGAACAGCTTCTATGCCGGCGCCCAGGTCGCCGGCCAGCGCGCCGACTACGTCCTGCCCAACGGCGAGCACTCCGCCGAATACATCGACGCCGAGGCCTTCGAGGGCAAGGGTTTCGTTCGCAGCGAGAACGGCAGTCCCTACTACACCTGGGTGGACGAGAAGGGCCGCATGCACAACTCGCAGATCCCGCCCGAGGAGCGCGCGGCGCGCTTCAAGCGGGAGGCCGCGCCTTCGTCGCAGATCGCCTTCACCGAGGGCCGGCAGATCGAGTTCAAGCAACGTCCGACGGCGTTGCCCGGGCTGGATGGCGCCGGCCAGCAGAGCGATGCGCTGAAGGCTTTGCTCAAGGGCACCGAGATGACCATCGACGATCTCTACCAGGACCTGCAACGGCGCTGCTGCGAGCAGATCGCCGAGAGCGACTTCACCGAACTGGATGCCGACGAACCGCGCTACGAGGAGTTGAACCGCTTCTCGCCGAGCTTCGACTTTCCCATGGGCAGGAGCTTCTACGCGGCGATCCGGCTGCCGCGCTCCCAGGGTGTCTACGGCCTGCGCATCCGCAGTTTCGCCAACCGCCAGGTGGTCTACCCGTCGCTGCTGTTCCTCGACGAGCACAAGCGGCCGACCCGGCTGGTCAGCGACGCGGTGTACAAGCTGAACCCGGAAACCTGGTATCGCTACGCTTTCATCGAGGGTACGGTGCCGGTGCGAGCCAATCGCGGCGAGCGCTACGTGCTGCTGCTGACCACCGACGAGGACCGCTCGCTGCAAACCCTCGACAACAAGCCGTTCAAGCGTCCGCTGCAGGACCTGGCGGTGAACGAGGCGGGTATGCAGGTGCATGAGCACGCCCGGCAGGGCGGCTTCGAGCTGGCCGTGGTGCGTTGA
- a CDS encoding outer membrane protein transport protein, which translates to MKMRIAPLWLALAGVCLAWIPPAGAQMANDLTIGNPKAMALGNAVTADETGIDSVHYNPAALTRMKGRQATVKLLTGVMDIRAGFKAPPNYGEGTFGLRDDPVANSHSRTLTPTMYLPGLGGMTDVPLLVAPLAGISINPPGSKFTFATNVYTPQALGYSRDSDSDPARYQGREVSLQRLTYFSPTLAYQVNDELSVGLSVGFSHQAVALNEDFRAPNQLLGLLQQTKEIGCLPGMQEILEVFFNVCGGNIGPFQNLANIDLDMQQSLSPSFNLGVLWEPTDWFAWGATYQSESRMRLKGKYRVDYGQGWQGFWTGVHKSLGGAILGQMFPYGNVDEEHGNATMNMVYPDAFSTGVKLRPFKKWQFNFDLKWNGYSDWNEFKIEFDRELDLLRIAKYLDSKDATSHSITLDRGYRDTWSWAMGVQYDVNDRLQLRAGYEYRPSAIPKGQADILVPIGDANLYGLGLGYQWDKDTVIDVGFNYFVTKQSVKADNSCNLNCTGLDNLVYNPYAGLDVDTTVKAYIFAMTYRTTF; encoded by the coding sequence ATGAAGATGCGCATTGCGCCGCTCTGGCTGGCGCTGGCAGGGGTGTGCCTGGCCTGGATTCCGCCGGCCGGCGCGCAGATGGCCAACGACCTGACCATCGGCAACCCGAAAGCCATGGCCCTCGGCAACGCCGTGACCGCCGACGAGACCGGCATCGATTCGGTGCACTACAACCCGGCGGCGCTGACCAGGATGAAGGGCCGCCAGGCGACCGTGAAGCTGCTTACAGGGGTGATGGACATCCGCGCCGGCTTCAAGGCGCCGCCGAACTACGGCGAAGGCACCTTCGGCCTGCGCGACGACCCGGTCGCCAACAGCCACAGCCGGACCCTGACCCCGACCATGTACCTGCCCGGCCTCGGCGGCATGACCGACGTGCCGTTGCTGGTGGCGCCGCTGGCCGGGATCTCGATCAACCCGCCGGGCTCCAAGTTCACCTTCGCCACCAACGTCTATACCCCGCAAGCGCTGGGCTACAGCCGCGATTCCGATAGCGATCCGGCGCGCTACCAGGGACGCGAGGTGTCGTTGCAGCGGCTCACCTACTTCTCGCCGACCCTGGCCTACCAGGTCAACGACGAGCTGTCGGTCGGCCTGTCGGTGGGTTTCTCCCACCAGGCAGTAGCGTTGAACGAGGATTTCCGGGCGCCGAACCAGTTGCTCGGGCTGTTGCAGCAGACCAAGGAGATCGGTTGCCTGCCGGGAATGCAGGAGATCCTCGAGGTGTTCTTCAACGTCTGCGGCGGCAACATCGGCCCGTTCCAGAACCTGGCCAATATCGACCTGGACATGCAGCAGTCGCTGTCGCCCAGCTTCAACCTCGGCGTGCTCTGGGAGCCCACCGACTGGTTCGCCTGGGGCGCGACCTATCAGAGCGAGTCGCGGATGAGGCTCAAGGGCAAGTACCGGGTCGACTACGGCCAGGGCTGGCAGGGTTTCTGGACCGGGGTGCACAAGTCGCTCGGCGGTGCGATCCTCGGCCAGATGTTCCCTTACGGGAACGTCGATGAAGAGCATGGCAACGCCACGATGAACATGGTCTATCCGGATGCCTTCTCCACCGGCGTGAAGCTGCGCCCGTTCAAGAAGTGGCAATTCAACTTCGACCTGAAATGGAACGGCTACAGCGACTGGAACGAGTTCAAGATCGAGTTCGACCGCGAGCTTGACCTGCTGCGCATCGCCAAGTACCTCGACTCGAAGGACGCCACCAGCCACAGCATCACCCTCGACCGCGGCTACCGCGATACCTGGAGCTGGGCCATGGGCGTGCAGTACGACGTCAACGACCGTTTGCAGCTGCGCGCCGGCTACGAATACCGGCCTTCGGCGATCCCCAAGGGCCAGGCGGACATCCTGGTGCCGATCGGCGATGCCAATCTCTACGGCCTGGGGCTGGGCTACCAGTGGGACAAGGACACGGTGATCGATGTCGGTTTCAACTACTTCGTCACCAAGCAGAGCGTCAAGGCCGATAACAGCTGCAACCTGAACTGCACCGGGCTCGACAACCTGGTGTACAACCCCTACGCGGGACTGGACGTGGACACCACGGTGAAGGCCTATATTTTCGCCATGACCTACCGTACGACCTTCTGA
- a CDS encoding transporter, which yields MRIRGYTCAAALMLSISGLSVAEEASVDQARDALAKKNDDADSAKALEEVFQAAEKSYTLLKKGERTLTYGFDYALVRDQRLTLVPLTKTSGGTQIYGLAGRQSQSQHTFTNSFTFDYGIWDNLTFSFRLPLVAKYDTEMDTHAYSLGDVSATLRWQPWAAVRGRPVTTLYTTIGLPTGDSPYKTNLDKDISTGNGYYSLGFGANMSYVIDPVVLYGSLGYTWNLPVDDVHQTLADNSQLEKVSPGNTINFNMGMAYALSYDVSLATSYQMAYTLKNRYHTTAGTFESSEQTSSIMNFSLGLRTSPDYIVNVNAGFGLTEDSPDVLLGLSVPLDIKGLKAQ from the coding sequence ATGAGAATCAGGGGGTACACATGCGCGGCGGCGCTGATGCTGTCTATCAGCGGTTTGTCCGTTGCCGAGGAAGCCTCGGTCGACCAGGCCCGTGACGCGCTGGCCAAGAAGAATGACGATGCCGACAGCGCCAAGGCGCTGGAGGAGGTCTTCCAGGCCGCCGAGAAGAGCTACACCTTGCTCAAGAAGGGCGAGCGGACCCTGACCTACGGTTTCGACTACGCGCTGGTGCGCGACCAGCGGCTGACCCTGGTGCCGCTGACCAAGACCAGCGGCGGCACGCAGATCTACGGCCTCGCCGGCCGGCAGAGCCAGTCCCAGCACACCTTCACCAACTCCTTCACCTTCGACTACGGGATCTGGGACAACCTCACCTTCAGTTTCCGCCTGCCGCTGGTAGCCAAGTACGACACCGAGATGGATACCCACGCCTACAGCCTCGGCGACGTTTCCGCGACCTTGCGCTGGCAGCCCTGGGCGGCGGTGCGCGGGCGGCCGGTCACCACGCTGTATACCACCATCGGCCTGCCGACCGGCGACAGTCCCTACAAGACCAACCTGGACAAGGACATCTCCACCGGCAACGGCTACTACAGCCTGGGCTTCGGCGCGAACATGTCCTATGTGATCGACCCGGTGGTCCTCTACGGCTCGCTCGGCTACACCTGGAACCTGCCGGTGGACGACGTGCACCAGACCCTGGCCGACAACTCCCAGCTGGAGAAGGTCTCGCCCGGCAACACGATCAACTTCAACATGGGCATGGCCTACGCGCTGTCCTACGACGTCTCGCTGGCGACCTCGTACCAGATGGCCTACACGCTGAAGAACCGCTACCACACCACTGCCGGTACGTTCGAGTCGTCCGAACAGACCAGTAGCATCATGAACTTCTCGCTCGGCTTGCGGACGTCACCGGACTACATCGTCAACGTCAACGCCGGTTTCGGCCTCACGGAAGACTCGCCGGATGTACTGCTGGGGTTATCCGTACCCCTCGATATCAAAGGGCTGAAGGCCCAGTAA
- a CDS encoding C39 family peptidase: MFEILLGSLIGLFGFTQTVDTKPQPQGTVNLSQPLTPNGPYRESVQLEPMSQLQFRNVIRQAYDYSCGSAALTTLLDYYLGRNLEERQVMEGLLRYGEADKIVQRRGFSLLDMKRYAAALGYKSGGFRAEFSDLDALEHPALVPIHYAGFKHFVVVRDVYNDHVFVADPALGNISFTRTRFEEIWDQNVLFVIFPSGQEPRNALALNDRDMRLVDDRTVSLLAFREFPQINKITENQVRELGTGGDVIHLRTK; encoded by the coding sequence ATGTTCGAGATTTTGCTGGGAAGTCTGATCGGGCTGTTCGGGTTCACCCAGACGGTCGATACCAAGCCGCAACCGCAGGGCACGGTCAACCTCAGCCAGCCTCTGACCCCCAATGGACCCTACCGCGAATCGGTGCAGCTGGAGCCGATGAGCCAGTTGCAGTTCCGCAACGTCATCCGCCAGGCCTATGACTACAGCTGCGGCTCGGCGGCGCTTACCACGCTGCTGGACTACTACCTCGGGCGCAACCTCGAGGAACGCCAGGTCATGGAAGGACTGCTGCGCTATGGCGAGGCCGATAAGATCGTGCAGCGCCGCGGTTTCTCGCTGCTCGACATGAAGCGCTACGCCGCTGCGCTGGGCTACAAGAGCGGTGGTTTTCGCGCCGAGTTCAGCGACCTGGACGCTCTCGAGCATCCGGCGCTGGTCCCCATCCACTATGCCGGCTTCAAGCATTTCGTGGTGGTGCGCGATGTCTACAACGATCACGTCTTCGTCGCCGATCCGGCCTTGGGCAACATCAGCTTCACCCGGACGCGCTTCGAGGAAATCTGGGACCAGAACGTCCTGTTCGTGATCTTCCCGAGTGGGCAGGAGCCCCGCAACGCGCTGGCGCTGAACGATCGCGACATGCGCCTGGTGGACGACCGCACCGTCAGCCTGCTGGCGTTCCGCGAGTTTCCGCAGATCAACAAGATCACTGAAAACCAGGTCCGTGAGCTGGGCACTGGTGGCGACGTCATACACCTGCGCACCAAGTAG
- a CDS encoding DUF6160 family protein codes for MKKHLFLATAVLAAPLLAHADLKAMDDGALSDVTGQAGISISGTFQGSVGAVTYTDTDTNGGSLRLENISLPALTIDDTKPLTIDVVTTDIGGKSTQQLAIGLPAITGDVTVGAIKVGDTSAASIGSLTVSGLNMAGSTIKVWGH; via the coding sequence ATGAAAAAGCACCTGTTCCTTGCAACTGCTGTTCTGGCTGCTCCCTTGCTGGCGCATGCCGACCTGAAAGCCATGGACGATGGCGCGCTGTCCGACGTGACCGGCCAGGCAGGCATCAGCATTTCCGGTACTTTCCAGGGCTCCGTCGGGGCCGTGACCTACACCGATACCGACACCAACGGCGGCTCCCTGCGGCTGGAGAACATCAGCCTGCCGGCGCTGACCATCGACGATACCAAGCCGCTGACCATCGACGTCGTCACCACCGATATCGGCGGCAAGTCGACCCAGCAACTGGCCATCGGCCTGCCGGCCATCACCGGCGACGTGACCGTTGGCGCCATCAAGGTGGGCGACACCAGCGCCGCCAGCATCGGCTCGCTGACCGTCTCCGGGCTGAACATGGCCGGTTCCACCATCAAGGTCTGGGGTCACTGA
- a CDS encoding helix-turn-helix transcriptional regulator, which produces MGHRDGVPASTIPLLQTKLFPPGAGGLPLLPRQALIDRLYEARGRRAMVLSAPAGFGKSTILCQLRLRLLEQGAAVAWLSCDETDSEPQRLIQYLLASIQRVVPAFGGNTANLLGTDVAVPLEGILDAFLADLRRLEGSLYLFLDDFHRIRHAALPHGVRYLIENLPDHVRVVASTRFRPRFLVDEPTLKPWTFCLSAEDLRLSREESDAFLLDLKGLELGERELKLLFKRTEGWITALHLAALALSRNTDREGFLRGLSGTERNIADYLAEDVLASLPADLQLFLDQTSVLDEFNAELCNALTGRRDGLDMLMRLQNEQLFVIALDDQREWFRYHHLFAEFLQGRLSRHADPTPLLHAAARWCEGRDLADRAIKYALRARDYLFAAELLERQGARLIAGNRVYGILGMLNGIPAEVIREHPVFQIFYAWQLAFEQRFAEAEALIEEVSHRLLQGRGKVMHFGLGELLAAAQVLKALVLLYQDKLEACLKVARHWLSMVPSNQPVFRASLLCVQASAHALLGDYAEAAGAIGSAREDLKVADSEYLQVVTSLIESLICKESGDLERGRAIAESARNRVEQVFGRRSRVGGPLSLAYADLLYEQDRHAGVLAELPLATVWRDVATPVELLSRGQLVMAKARFFSGAAEQGLAQLDEWLSGLLSPGYERVYAHAMSCKVQFLLWLRRPNEAERVCLQLERHLAGLSGERHADAQTALVLAEARLALSERHAERAQSKLESCLAGYSSAYQRDRRLRLSLLLSVAYWQKGNSEKAIGLFLATLEEAWNLGYRRLFQDDALWLLPMWESWREAEPKRAAAWQGLADLLREQCRKLSVDPESFDENQDVSHREREILRLVAAGLSNRDIAQAVHLSEATIKWHLHNLFAKLGVKSRTQAVLKGKSLGLLSEA; this is translated from the coding sequence ATGGGCCATCGCGACGGTGTTCCCGCCAGCACCATTCCGCTGTTGCAGACCAAGCTGTTCCCGCCAGGCGCCGGAGGGCTGCCGCTGCTGCCCCGCCAGGCGCTGATCGACCGCCTGTACGAGGCCCGCGGGCGACGCGCGATGGTGCTCAGCGCGCCGGCCGGCTTCGGCAAGAGCACCATCCTCTGCCAGTTGCGCCTGCGCCTGCTGGAGCAGGGCGCGGCGGTGGCATGGTTGTCCTGCGACGAGACCGACAGCGAACCGCAGCGTCTGATCCAGTACCTGCTGGCGAGCATCCAGCGAGTGGTCCCGGCATTCGGCGGCAATACCGCCAATCTGCTCGGCACCGACGTCGCGGTGCCGCTGGAGGGTATCCTGGATGCCTTCCTCGCCGACCTGCGTCGCCTGGAAGGCTCCTTGTACCTGTTCCTCGACGATTTCCACCGCATCCGCCACGCCGCCTTGCCGCATGGGGTTCGCTACCTGATCGAGAACCTGCCCGATCACGTGCGGGTGGTGGCCTCGACCCGCTTCCGCCCGCGCTTCCTGGTCGACGAGCCGACCCTCAAGCCCTGGACCTTCTGCCTGAGCGCGGAAGACCTGCGACTTTCGCGCGAGGAGAGCGATGCGTTTCTCCTCGACCTCAAGGGGCTGGAGCTGGGCGAGCGCGAGCTGAAGCTGCTGTTCAAGCGCACCGAAGGCTGGATCACGGCGTTGCACCTGGCGGCCCTGGCCCTCAGTCGCAATACCGACCGGGAAGGTTTCCTCCGCGGGCTCTCCGGGACCGAACGGAACATCGCCGACTACCTGGCGGAAGACGTGCTGGCCAGCCTGCCCGCCGACCTGCAGCTGTTCCTCGACCAGACCTCGGTGCTCGATGAGTTCAATGCGGAACTGTGCAATGCGCTGACCGGGCGTCGCGACGGCCTGGACATGCTCATGCGCCTGCAGAACGAGCAGTTGTTCGTCATCGCCCTGGACGACCAGCGCGAATGGTTCCGCTACCACCATCTGTTCGCCGAGTTCCTCCAGGGGCGGCTGTCCCGGCATGCCGATCCGACCCCGTTGCTGCATGCGGCGGCGCGCTGGTGCGAGGGGCGCGACCTGGCCGACCGGGCGATCAAGTACGCCCTTCGCGCCCGCGACTACCTGTTCGCCGCCGAGTTGCTGGAGCGCCAGGGCGCGCGCCTGATCGCCGGTAACCGGGTGTACGGCATCCTCGGCATGCTCAACGGCATTCCCGCCGAGGTGATCCGCGAGCATCCGGTGTTCCAGATCTTCTACGCCTGGCAACTGGCGTTCGAGCAACGCTTCGCCGAGGCCGAGGCGTTGATCGAGGAGGTCAGCCACCGCCTCTTGCAGGGGCGCGGCAAGGTCATGCACTTCGGGCTCGGCGAGTTGCTCGCCGCCGCCCAGGTGCTCAAGGCCCTGGTGTTGCTCTACCAGGACAAGCTCGAAGCCTGCCTGAAGGTCGCCCGTCACTGGCTGTCCATGGTCCCGAGCAACCAGCCGGTGTTCCGCGCCAGCCTGCTCTGCGTGCAGGCTTCGGCGCATGCGCTGCTCGGCGACTACGCCGAGGCCGCCGGCGCCATCGGTTCCGCGCGGGAGGACCTGAAAGTCGCCGACAGCGAGTACCTGCAGGTGGTGACCAGCCTGATCGAATCCCTGATCTGCAAGGAGAGTGGCGACCTGGAGCGGGGCAGGGCGATCGCCGAGTCGGCGCGCAACCGGGTCGAGCAGGTATTCGGCCGGCGCAGCCGGGTCGGCGGACCCTTGTCGCTGGCCTATGCCGACCTGCTCTACGAGCAGGACCGGCATGCCGGCGTGCTCGCCGAACTACCGCTGGCGACGGTCTGGCGGGATGTCGCGACGCCGGTGGAACTGCTCAGTCGCGGCCAGTTGGTCATGGCCAAGGCGCGCTTCTTCTCCGGCGCCGCCGAGCAGGGGCTGGCGCAACTCGACGAATGGCTGAGCGGTCTGCTCTCGCCCGGCTACGAGCGTGTCTATGCTCACGCCATGAGCTGCAAGGTGCAGTTCCTGCTGTGGCTGCGCCGTCCGAACGAAGCCGAACGGGTCTGCCTGCAACTGGAGCGGCATCTTGCCGGGCTCTCCGGCGAGCGGCATGCCGACGCACAGACCGCCCTGGTCCTGGCGGAGGCTCGGCTGGCATTGTCCGAGCGTCACGCGGAACGCGCGCAGAGCAAGCTGGAAAGCTGTCTGGCCGGCTACTCTTCCGCTTACCAGAGGGATCGGCGGCTGCGTTTGTCCTTGTTACTTTCTGTGGCGTATTGGCAGAAAGGTAACAGCGAAAAAGCCATCGGCCTGTTCCTCGCCACGCTCGAGGAAGCCTGGAATCTCGGCTACCGCCGGCTGTTCCAGGACGACGCGTTGTGGCTGTTGCCGATGTGGGAAAGCTGGAGGGAAGCGGAGCCCAAGCGTGCCGCGGCCTGGCAGGGGCTGGCCGACCTGCTCCGCGAGCAGTGCCGGAAGCTCTCCGTGGACCCGGAAAGTTTCGATGAAAATCAGGATGTTAGCCATCGCGAACGGGAAATCCTGCGGCTGGTGGCGGCGGGCTTGTCGAACCGCGATATCGCGCAGGCGGTGCACCTGTCGGAAGCCACCATCAAGTGGCACCTGCACAACCTGTTCGCCAAGCTGGGTGTGAAGAGCAGAACGCAAGCCGTACTAAAGGGTAAAAGCCTGGGACTGCTGAGCGAGGCGTGA